One Terriglobales bacterium genomic region harbors:
- a CDS encoding alpha/beta hydrolase-fold protein — protein MNREYHKWYSPRLNRDMEMLIFGHAGLPILVFPTSQGRFYEYEDRGMVGASWDKIESGRMQLFCVDSVDSESWYNRGAHPRWRVVRHMQYEDYLLHEVLPLVRQKNISHLLATTGCSFGGYHAVNFALRHPDLVTHCVSMSGAFDIQQFLDGYYDDDCYFNCPPHFLPNMGDPWYLERYRRNFYILATGEHDMCWDQNEKLAAAMRSKQMNHRLDVWGDRTGHDWPWWHKMARAYFP, from the coding sequence ATGAACCGCGAATATCACAAGTGGTACTCGCCTCGACTCAACCGCGACATGGAGATGCTGATCTTCGGACACGCGGGTTTGCCTATCCTGGTGTTCCCGACCTCCCAGGGAAGGTTTTACGAATATGAAGATCGGGGAATGGTGGGCGCGAGTTGGGACAAGATTGAATCAGGCCGAATGCAACTATTCTGCGTTGATAGTGTCGACAGTGAGAGCTGGTATAACCGCGGGGCGCATCCTCGCTGGCGTGTGGTGCGGCACATGCAGTACGAGGACTATCTTCTGCACGAGGTGCTGCCCTTGGTCCGACAGAAGAATATTTCCCACCTGCTGGCGACAACAGGATGCAGCTTTGGGGGATATCACGCGGTGAATTTTGCGTTGCGCCACCCGGATCTGGTCACGCACTGCGTGAGCATGAGCGGGGCATTCGATATCCAGCAGTTTCTTGATGGCTATTACGATGACGATTGCTACTTCAATTGCCCCCCGCACTTTCTGCCTAATATGGGTGATCCGTGGTACCTGGAGCGGTATCGTCGAAATTTCTACATCCTGGCGACCGGAGAGCACGACATGTGCTGGGACCAGAACGAAAAACTGGCAGCCGCCATGCGCAGCAAGCAGATGAATCATCGGCTTGACGTATGGGGGGATCGAACCGGACACGATTGGCCGTGGTGGCACAAGATGGCGCGCGCATATTTTCCATAA